Below is a genomic region from Sander vitreus isolate 19-12246 chromosome 15, sanVit1, whole genome shotgun sequence.
cttcagtcaaATGAAGtgcaatatataaataatgtaaaatatatatatatatatatattaaaaaaaaagtgaatcataaaatgtttatttttgtctttttaacaaGAATTTGTCGCTCTCCAAGGGGCAGCAGCGAGCACTGTAACTAAAAGGATGATAAAAGAAGATGCAAAATAACGTCATTTCCTGTGTTTACTAGGGTCTACAGGTagactgatctgagatcagcaTTTTCAGTTCGCAATGCAACATTTTAAGTTAACACGAGTATGCAGAACTGACTCCAAAACAGCAGTTTTGTGTGCCTTATTCCCGTTTTGTAAACTTGTAACCGCTTCCTCGTTTCAGCAGCGGTTCTGTCAAGGTCCACACATGGCTCTGTGTGTTTTATATAACAGCCTGGGATGCCGGCTGTTTCACAGTAACGTTAAACTCTTGCAAACATGTACCCAGACCCAAACGGTCAGACTCGCACACAATGTTTCACGGAGAGAAGTGGGACTGAAACACGGACTGTCACCGCGGAGAGTTCACTGCTGCCTGGTAGGTCAAGCTAGCTGTCGATATCAGGTGTAACCGTAGACTGTAATACCTAATGAAATGTAGCAAATTAGCGCACGCATCATTGGCAAGTTCGTAGCCACGCTTCTTCGCTATAACACGACTTTCATTAGCACATAACTCACAATTTTGAGTACGCACAACCCACCATGTAACGTTAATACTGATTTCAGTTTGATTAATCTTAAAAGCTTGTGTTTGTCTTTAGTGCATTAACGTTACAACGTAAATTTCTAACGAAATACTAGCCGGAATAGCTGGATCCAAAAAACACTTGATTTAGTAAGTATCTCTAGTCACGCCACCTGTCTCCATCCTGCAACACCACTTTAAATTAGCAAATATTTTAATGGAGTTTGGCGTAATGCCTGGACGTTTAGTTGTATGCCAATAAAGgtggtatacgtgcagtttagtgtcccaaattattttccaaaaactgatgagggtcttatttgagaccgGTTATAgggttagggtagcacaggtggtttagcaggttcataatgaATTAAGTACTGTATGGGGAATTTGCGACACTAAACTGCATGTATACCACTAAGGGTTATATATTGTGATGCAATGCTTTAACCACATGTCTTTATTATTGTGTTTACTCGTTAACAGGTGCATGTGAGTCAGTGGTACACCTGTAGAACAACTCAACGGCTGTATCACCACTCAAGAACATTTTCCTCATTACCTCCACCGCCTTCATCAGGGGATAAGAAGAAGTCTGGGGTAAGTGGCAAAGGTTTATGTTAAAGTTGCAACCCCTTAGTAAAACATGACTTTACTCAAATGAAATATGAATTACTGATTAATAATCAGTTCTGGTTTAAGGCTCAAATAGGGAGTATTCACATGTCCTTACAAAGGCTCTAAAAGCTTCAGGTAGTAGAGCCATTACTTATCAGGATGTAATAACTTATTTATGTTGCAGATGCAATAAACAGTAACTGCCTTTCGTGCtttttgtgtgagtgtattTGTCAGACTTTAGTGATCATACATTAAAAGCCCTGTGCAATGATTTATCTGATATGGGTTTACAACAACTAATGCAAATATTTTGGACTAAAATTTCTAAAATTGGTTGCAGTGTATGTATATTAATTATTACTTAGTAATGCTGCAACCTGTTCACTTCAAACTCCAGGAAAGAAACTAGATGTTATGAGGTGtttgcttcaaaataaaacaataaagtgtattttatAATCAATGTATCAACATATTATGCCATTTGTTTCGTATTTGATGCATGGGTTTCTGATACCTCTACATCATCGAAAAGATCAATAAttaccaaaagaaaaaaaacggtgGGGTCTCACCTGAGAGTACTACAAAAATATAGTTTTAATAATCAAATATCCAGATTTTGCTGAGCCATACAAGGGATCCTTGGTACCATGCACAGTtaatacaataaacaaacatcACTTAAATATCCCCATGCTGGGAAATATTATTAGATTATGATATTGTATACGTTGTATCATCTTCTGCACATATGTTGCTGTGATGTAAATGATTTGATGCATTTAGTGTTTATTGGTTTCATTTTTGtgagacaaagacaaatgtcCTGCCTTTGTGGGACATTAAAGTATGTGATTCCAATTGATGTATTTACTGTGATTGCATTTTTACTACAAATTAGGGACTATATGGAATGTCaaacaactaaaaacaaaagaaaaggaaacaagaaGAGTATATAGATTGTCCACTATCCATTTTGTGCATCTAGAGAGGCGTTTTGAAAAGGTGTCATGTAGTATGCATACTGTATGCAGTAAATATGTCATCAATGCGCCCGTTAGAAATGGTCGACCAGTATTCAAAGGGTGGAAGGTTCTATTCCCAGCTCCCCCTGTCCACATGTCGACGTGTCTTTGAGCAAGAAACTGAACCCCGAATTGATccagatgtgtgtatgtgggggtAAAACGTAAGCTGCTTAAAGCGACTTACGTTACACACAAGATTGACGTCAAATGGAAAGGTAAGACCTTATACATACTTCTATAGTATGGAGTGTGTCTTCATTCACAGAAATGCATTGCCTTGGCGTTTCAAGACCCTCCACCACATCAGTCAACGATATAACAGCATGTTAATGGAAAAACATATTTGGCagggacatttttttaaattagaccATTGTCAAGGCCTTTAAAATACCAATGAATCATGTACAATCACCACTTCTGCTCACAAGTTATGACATTATGTAACACATGGGACCCACGCCATAATTTGCTATTTGAATAATAATTCATTTCAGACAATGACAGTCAGGTTTATTTTGACCACAGAGAggatatttacagttttactaACACGTAAAATAAGCTCATTATGATCCCTCTTTTAACAAAACCTCATCAGAGTTTGTTCGAGGGGAGAATGTCAGAGCATCTGCTTCAGGCAGTCTGGGAAGAAAAGAGCAAACGGACTGCTTACCAGGGTTTAGCTTAAACAAACTAAAGAAGCAGATGCCTTGGAATACAAATATTCCTCTATGATTTTGTTTTCTCATTGTCTCCTCTTTAAAGCCTGTGACGTGGAAATCTTTAGCGATAACATTTGCTATTGGAGGCACTCTGCTTGGAGCGATGAAATATttcaagaaagaaaaggaagagcGTAAGTATTTTACCACTTTAATTACGGTGTGCATGAAGGTCAACTTAATATGTAAAACAACCTAATAAATCTTTGGTTCATATTTATTAAACTCGTTTTGTTAAATCAAGTGGTAGAGATGCTAACCAAAACTGACCTGTGGTCTAAATCCTTAATTGTTACCTTTTTTGAACTTTGCAGTGATTGAAAAAGAGCGGACCAAATCGATCGGTCGACCGGCGCTGGGCGGCCCGTTCTCGCTCATCGATCACAACAACAAGCCCACCAAGAGCGAGGACTTCCTTGGCCAGTGGGTCCTCATCTATTTTGGGTTTACTCACTGCCCCGACATCTGCCCGGATGAAATAGAGAAAATGATTGAAGTGGTGGATGAAATAGGTAATAAAAACCGTTTTCATTAGGAATTATGATACACAATAGAAATATGTAATGTCTAGTATCCTCATTTTCCTCAAACATCATGTTCTTGTTGGGTTCTCCACAGATAAAATAAAGTCTCTTCCAAACCTGACACCTATCCTCATCACCATTGATCCTGCAAGGGACACAGCAGAGGCCATGGCTGCATATGTGAGAGGTAAattttgtatatacagtatggagTGTTGGTTTAACAATAGGGTTAAATAAGGGACACTGAGATTCCCATATTTTTCTAGCCTGggtaaaccctgacgaacttccagcaaatttgagatttgctctgcaagtcagtctggccaagagcccattcaagcccatttccaatttttccaaatcgaggcaccagtCACAACCGatgaggcgggctttacgcgatgacgatagcgcagtgacggcgagcagctttttgctTACATTCAAcgtgacggccaccgaagcgcagcaatcCGTCGATGccactgtcgctgctacgtcaccacccaattgcgcccagaggcatttgagcggcgtccgttggtgacgctccttttggaaatgagctgtgaatgaaccttgaacccagacccactctcagttacaactgcgaagggtctggtgtcaaccaggctaataTTTCTCGGAATTCTTGCCAAAATCTTTTCCTGAGATAAATACCTGTCTGTGTGCTGAAATAAAGACACATCCAAACCCCGTTAACACTATTATGCAACTGTTGTAGCTAAATACGAAAGTCCATTCCATATCCTTCATAATGCTGTTACTACGGCAATAAAACTGGATCAACTTTTCAGGTGCAGCAGGTTTCTCTCGATTACTTTTCACACATCAATGGCAGCTTACAGTTCAGTAGTCTCACAAATTATCTTATTCTTATATCTTATTATCAATGTGAACGACACAGTGCAAAGTCTGTAAAATGCAGGTTTTATTTCAGACCGCCATCCCTAaattcatcagcagatggagcCTCACGTACAGAAGATTACCTGAAAGTTAAAACCAAATGTCTGATAACAATGCTCCAAAACGGCACGCCGAAATCACTGCATGTGCTGGATTTATTCACCTTTGCCTCTGCACGCATTAATAACCTAAGGTCAGCTCTATAACAGTTATCAGATGATAGGaggaaaagatttttttttttttaaagcaccaaACAACTCTGTAAGCCTGGCATTGTATGTTTTTCCCACAAAGATGGATGAAGAAGATTTAAAGAAGAATTGCGGTCATATTAAAAATATTGCACATAATTGGTTGTAAGTAGAAGAATTACAACAGAAAAGTAGAACAAACTTaatttcattattaattatttgcTTTTCTATGTTAAAATTATGGCAAGAGATCCCAGTTTTACCAGAAAAAGGGATATATTTTCAGGATGTAATCTTTAAAATGCATAACTGTAAGAGACTGGACGAATACACAACGGGTGTCTAATTAGCCTCAAATATGTGTCtgtttaaataattttgatttaaGCACAGATCAaactacagtatttatttatatactatACATTATCACCTATATTAACCCATTAATAGATAACTTGCTTTTAACTGCATTGGGTCTAATAGATGcatgatttatttttcagaattttcCCCGAAGCTGATTGGCCTGACTGGAACAACGGCCCAGATTGAGCAGGTTTCCAGATCCTTCAGAGTGTATTACAGCCAGGGACCAAAGGACGAGGACAACGACTACATTGTGAGTTATATCCTGCTCCATTGTTATTCAcgctagagctgtaatcggacCATAAAAGTTAGGCCcaacaaggcccgagcccgacaagtacattttgattgacagctttttaaaagcccgaacctgtttacagcccgacattattcaaatgtgcgcacgcacacagctcttttgccttttgtcaagaatgagtcatttatacatttttttaacatcatttattcatgactaacgtaggctataggccacttgaaagttggaacaaagaaataaaataagtcctccagaggccagcctccgtttcagcCCCTCAGCATCCATCTttgcgctaatcgaaacgcatcacctgaccgctcatttaccgcgcaacctggagcgcaagcccgagcctGGCCCGAGcctgtgtaaaatgatagaaattaagacagCTCTAATTCACGCTACACATCATAACAGTGCAAGGGTAATGAATAAAGGATTTTCGTCCATGAAGTCTGATTTccccctcctgttgtcttcagGTGGATCACACCATCATCATGTACCTGGTGGGACCCGACGGAGAATTTGTGGAGTATTATGGACAGAACAAAAGAAGTGTGGAGATCAGTAACTCAATAGCAGCATATATGAGGAAGCACAAGAAGGCAAAGTGAGCAGCAGCCCATTAAAAGCCCACAATGCACTGGCAGATTCTGCCCCCAggtgtttgtttgattttcatTGAACTTAAATCACTACTGGTATCTTATATCGGCTccctgtattatttttttttgtcagactgTTGTGTGCAAGTTAATGTGACCGCTGTACATTCCTTTCAATGAGTGGTGTGTGTGGAAGGAAACAGGTCTGATGCTTGATGCTGTTCTACATTTTTCTCcataatacataatacacaCTGCTGCTGAATGGACACACATTTGAGAAGGCTGAAAAATGTGTACACATCAGCTCCAATGAGCTCAATATCTCTGGTTTCTAATGCCAAGAATGAGAAAAATGTCTAAAGACAATTATTGTAAGTGACATAAACATTTgcacatcacatttttttttgtgattaaatacatatttacGGAATATTGTTTGACAGACATTCATTTCTTGTCATATAAAAAATGAAGTTTGTTTCTATATCTAAATGCATTGGTGAGAACTAATCAGGAGTAACTCGCTTTGCCAGattttcctccacagcgctgtggaggatggtctggctagTTGACACAGCATTCAGgaatggaagaaaaacgtgtGCCATCCAAAAAGATGTGCGTATACTTTAATCTCCGGAGAGACAGTGGTGACTGAAAAAATTTAGACGAATAAGACCTTGAGAGTACAGTTTctgaagaaaatgtgtgtgattgctgttaaaaatgaaatcggGCAACAAGAAATTGTTAGTATATATTAACCTGACCATAACAACCCCACAGTGCTTCAATATAAGAGAGCCTGAAAGGAAAGAGTAGGATCTGAACCCTTTGGTTGGGAATCAGCTGGTGGAGCCACAGGTATCTGGATAGAAAGATTACTTAGGACGACCTGAACATGATGATCTTAAATGTGcacattggccctcatttatcaacctaacgtagaaaccagcgcagatatgagcgcagaaatcatcttacgacaggcttcacgcgtgattcatgaaacgttcgtatcacaccaatcggAGCGTAAggatggtcgtacattgataaatgcagtggctggaaacgatcgtaatttaaatatcacccccccaatatattctgggttttgaggcctcgcccctacaatttacgacatggcgagacataatccggctaagaagcggcacttttcagaggtggagattgaaaccatGACATCTCTGGTTCATTTGCTctaacgtgtgtactatttggcagcctgaaaactgttatttaaggctgtagaaagaatgtggaatggaaagagatcactgatgcagtgaacagtgttgccgtagtaaatcggactccagctgaagtttatttaatgtacatccttgacatatgtatgctatagtcctaatagtaatatacaggcttatattgcaatctcttagggcTACATGgtttacctatatttaaataaacacacagtagctgagttaatgcagtgtctttttatttttctcgtGTTTAGAGACCGCGTGTCCTCCGCCccccccgtgctggaccaccaccccgaccctgtctcctgacagcagaggggctgttttatttcatgtgaatactagtttactagaggagtaacttagtatttgaagtaatgcaggaagtgtgcatttagtttttcatgcttattgtgtttccacaacaatgttagtgagtaaatctactgaaatggccaccacaccataacagaggagtgggatgcgtcagatgagaatgcagaggtttagtcacttATGTTATGGCTGTTAAAAACAATGGTtatctgtatgtctttgccaagcgcaaaccagtacagaaggcatcaataaattgttggggagggtcatccctttttccatatcattttggagggtcacccaaaatgtattgctggtgaagggagggtcaggtctattttgattaaaggtcccaaaactcctccggtggtccctgaaataaataacgaacagtccctaattatatttatattaaaaagcAATGTTCAGAGAAATATTACATGTATTCTAACCTGAACTTGCCACCAGCCAGTATTGATTTATTAATAATCTTTTTCTGCCTGCACACCTGTTGTGTTCCTCCTTTAGAAATTGGATTAGAAAAGCAAACAGCAGTTGTTCAGCTCTCAGCAGCCAGACACCATGCTCATTCCTGCAGGAGAAAGACCGCCGTCACATGGAGCGCTCAAAATGGAACAAATTGATTTGTAGATTgacgttatttatttatttttaaacgtCAGTGTCTCTCCTGAGACTT
It encodes:
- the sco1 gene encoding protein SCO1 homolog, mitochondrial; the protein is MALCVLYNSLGCRLFHSNVKLLQTCTQTQTVRLAHNVSRREVGLKHGLSPRRVHCCLVHVSQWYTCRTTQRLYHHSRTFSSLPPPPSSGDKKKSGPVTWKSLAITFAIGGTLLGAMKYFKKEKEELIEKERTKSIGRPALGGPFSLIDHNNKPTKSEDFLGQWVLIYFGFTHCPDICPDEIEKMIEVVDEIDKIKSLPNLTPILITIDPARDTAEAMAAYVREFSPKLIGLTGTTAQIEQVSRSFRVYYSQGPKDEDNDYIVDHTIIMYLVGPDGEFVEYYGQNKRSVEISNSIAAYMRKHKKAK